One uncultured Desulfovibrio sp. genomic window, GCTGCTCTTACCGTGGCCCTTATTTCCGGTGCCTACGCTGAGCGCATCCGCTTCTCCGCCATGCTTGTTTTCTCCGGCTTATGGTTGCTCTTCGTCTACTCGCCCATGGCCCACTGGGTCTGGGGCGGCGGCTGGATGAGCAAGATGGGCGCTCTGGACTTTGCTGGCGGCGCAGTTGTGCACATGTCTTCCGGCGCGGCGGCTCTTGCCTGTGCCCAGGCCCTTGGACCGCGGCTTTCCACTGGCAGCTCGCATGCAACGCCCAACAACCTGCCCCTTACCCTGCTTGGCGGCGGCCTGCTCTGGTTCGGCTGGTTCGGCTTCAATGCTGGCAGCGCCCTGGTTTCCGGTCCCCTTGCTGGTCAGGCCCTTGTAACCACCCACATGGCTTCCGCCTGCGGTATTCTTGGCTGGATGCTCGTTGAATGGATTCGTACCGGCAAGCCCACAAGCCTTGGCGCTATCTCCGGCGCACTGGCGGGCCTTGTGGCCATCACCCCCGGCGCGGGCTTTGTGGAAGTGCTGCCCGCCATGCTGATCGGTTTTGTTGGCGGCATCATCTGCTACGGCGGCGTGCTCCTGAAGAATAAGTTCGGTTACGACGACGCCCTTGACGTGGTCGGCATTCATGGCGTTGGCGGCACCTGGGGTGCGCTTGCCACCGGTCTGTTCGCCTGCGCGGCCATTAACAACTCAGACGGTCTGTTCTACGGTAATCCTGAACAGGCCTGGATCCAGATCGTGTCCATTGTGGCTACCTGGGGTTATTGCTACATAGTTTCCCGGATAATCCTCTATGTGGTTGACGCGGTTGTCGGCCTGCGAGTTACGCCTGAAGAGGAATTCACCGGTCTCGATTTGAGCGAGCACAACGAACGCGGCTACTCCCTGTAGTCCAACGGGAAACAGCAAAGGAACGACCTATGAAAAAGCTTGAAATCATCATCCGGCCCAGCATGTTTGACAAGGTTAAGGACGCGCTTACCGACATGGGCATCCACGGCTTGAACTACGTTGAAATCAAGGGCTTTGGTCGCCAGCGTGGGCACACTGAAGTGTATCGCGGCACCACCATGCAGGTGGACTGCCTGCCCAAGATCAAGGTCGAGGTCGTGCTGCACGACGACATGCTGGAAACTGTTCTGAATGCTGTGGTGTCCATCTCCCGCACAGGACAGGTTGGCGACGGAAAGATTTTCATCAGTGATGTGATGGATGCCATCCGCATCCGCACTGGTGAGCGCGGCGATGAGGCCCTTTAATCGGGCTGTGCCTGATACTAGCAACAACTTGAGAAAGGAGACGAGGGTATGAGTTCCCCCCGCAAAAAAGCTTTGTTCAAAGCAGTGAACACTGCACCGGTCATCCCCACCAGCGCTGATGAAATAGGCCGCAGCGCGGAAGACATCTTTGGCCGCTACGTGTTTGGTCTAGCCACCATGCGCAAGCGCCTTCCCAAGGATGTGTTCAAGAAGCTGGCCAAGACCATCCGCGATGGTGAACGCCTGAATCCAGAAATCGCTGATGTTGTCGCCAATGCCATGAAGGACTGGGCCATCGAGAACGGCGCCACGCACTACACGCACTGGTTCCATCCCATGACCGGCCTCACTGCCGAAAAGCATGACGCCTTTCTGTCGCCCACCATTGATGGTCAGGTTATCAGCGAATTCTCTGGCAAGATGCTGATCAGCGGTGAGCCGGACGCCTCCTCCTTCCCTTCAGGCGGCATCCGCTCCACGTTTGAAGCCCGCGGCTAT contains:
- a CDS encoding glutamine synthetase III, yielding MSSPRKKALFKAVNTAPVIPTSADEIGRSAEDIFGRYVFGLATMRKRLPKDVFKKLAKTIRDGERLNPEIADVVANAMKDWAIENGATHYTHWFHPMTGLTAEKHDAFLSPTIDGQVISEFSGKMLISGEPDASSFPSGGIRSTFEARGYTAWDPSVPVFIIPAPYGATLHIPTYFYSYSGEALDRKIPLIRSISALSRQAMRILKLFGNTTASYVRANVGPEQEYFLVDKNLAALRPDLLMAGRTLIGATSPKGQEMEDHYFGSIPPRVMSFMQDLENELRSLGIPAKTRHNEV
- a CDS encoding ammonium transporter; translated protein: MNASDTAFILICASMVMLMTPALALFYGGLVRSRNILSTHMHSYGALALISVLWAVVGYTLAFGEDVGGIIGDLSYLFLKGVGGESAPAATQLPHTVFMGYQCMFAALTVALISGAYAERIRFSAMLVFSGLWLLFVYSPMAHWVWGGGWMSKMGALDFAGGAVVHMSSGAAALACAQALGPRLSTGSSHATPNNLPLTLLGGGLLWFGWFGFNAGSALVSGPLAGQALVTTHMASACGILGWMLVEWIRTGKPTSLGAISGALAGLVAITPGAGFVEVLPAMLIGFVGGIICYGGVLLKNKFGYDDALDVVGIHGVGGTWGALATGLFACAAINNSDGLFYGNPEQAWIQIVSIVATWGYCYIVSRIILYVVDAVVGLRVTPEEEFTGLDLSEHNERGYSL
- a CDS encoding P-II family nitrogen regulator, translating into MKKLEIIIRPSMFDKVKDALTDMGIHGLNYVEIKGFGRQRGHTEVYRGTTMQVDCLPKIKVEVVLHDDMLETVLNAVVSISRTGQVGDGKIFISDVMDAIRIRTGERGDEAL